In Persicimonas caeni, a single window of DNA contains:
- a CDS encoding cytochrome c oxidase subunit 3, whose protein sequence is MATHQATEAAPNTGAESLGVTNGKIGMWTFLVMDAMTFAGFLAGYARLRWSPESGWPNPYTEFGVIGIQLTAFNTFVLICSSVSMVHVLSETIRGNMDRARKWMLATIIGGLIFVGIQGYEWTHLILDKWPYLVGGEGVDYNTNFASTFLSLTGFHGLHVSVGVIYNLIIYLGMKRGKIGKHNSSIIEIAGLYWHFVDLIWILVFTFVYLI, encoded by the coding sequence ATGGCAACGCATCAAGCCACCGAGGCCGCACCGAATACCGGTGCCGAATCGTTGGGGGTCACCAACGGCAAAATCGGCATGTGGACCTTCCTCGTCATGGACGCCATGACGTTTGCAGGGTTCCTGGCCGGCTACGCCCGCCTTCGCTGGTCGCCCGAGAGCGGCTGGCCCAACCCCTATACCGAATTCGGCGTGATCGGCATTCAGCTGACCGCCTTCAACACCTTCGTGCTCATCTGCAGTAGCGTTTCGATGGTCCACGTGCTCTCGGAGACCATCCGAGGCAACATGGACCGCGCGCGCAAGTGGATGCTGGCGACCATCATCGGCGGCCTCATCTTCGTGGGCATTCAGGGCTACGAGTGGACGCACCTGATTTTGGATAAATGGCCCTACTTGGTCGGCGGCGAGGGGGTGGACTACAACACCAACTTCGCGTCCACCTTCCTGAGCCTGACCGGCTTTCACGGTCTGCACGTGTCCGTGGGTGTGATCTACAACCTGATCATCTACCTGGGCATGAAGCGCGGCAAGATCGGCAAGCACAACTCCTCGATCATCGAGATCGCCGGGTTGTACTGGCACTTTGTCGACCTCATCTGGATTCTGGTCTTTACGTTTGTTTACCTCATCTGA
- a CDS encoding cytochrome c oxidase subunit II, whose translation MAILLPVVAFAIPGSGDFVALESPSARDITGLYNIIAKICLVILIIVEAVLFVAIIKFRRRSEDEQPVQNHGNLKLELGWTLAAIVAQVYIGFITIDVMFEVETMPETEMTVEAIAYQWDWEFRYPDHGGIVHEDLVVPANTNIKLEVTSRDVIHSIFMPELGVKIDAVPGRFNYWWFNADGPVNATGIAGRTTQQPERIEQVTTRPDWWKYFTGEFLPEPGEKFYEPPQQNGGSKLERRVSYLGASRDATTSPYEKYNATEYRGMCTELCGKDHWDMYFRTVAMTKSDFAQWLEDKKTGGTGEVDGAQIYTKNCASCHGAEGQGTPGTYPPLKGAKWTTQEDMQRDHISVVLNGLQGEITVLGQTYNGVMQPFGQKLNDAQVAAVVNHERTSWGNNGGEVSEELVAEVRAELGLPPFPAGGAEPVPQDELMKVGDRVYGACVSCHGADGEGLDDVRSLANNPTVIGDVAQTVAVLHGAEGHPAMGKPLSARQLAGVLTYMRNSFGNEASAVQPEEVERIRTELK comes from the coding sequence GTGGCGATATTGCTCCCGGTGGTGGCATTCGCCATCCCCGGCTCGGGCGACTTCGTTGCTCTCGAGTCACCCAGCGCGCGTGACATCACGGGCCTCTACAACATCATCGCCAAAATCTGCTTGGTGATTCTGATTATTGTCGAGGCCGTGCTGTTCGTGGCGATTATCAAGTTCCGCCGACGCTCGGAGGACGAGCAGCCGGTGCAGAACCACGGCAACCTCAAGCTCGAGCTCGGCTGGACCCTGGCGGCGATCGTCGCCCAGGTCTACATCGGCTTCATCACCATCGACGTGATGTTCGAGGTCGAAACGATGCCGGAGACGGAGATGACCGTCGAAGCGATCGCTTATCAGTGGGACTGGGAGTTCCGCTATCCCGACCACGGCGGCATCGTCCACGAGGACTTGGTCGTGCCGGCCAACACCAACATCAAGCTGGAGGTCACCTCGCGTGACGTCATCCACTCGATTTTCATGCCCGAGTTGGGCGTCAAAATCGACGCGGTGCCCGGTCGATTCAACTACTGGTGGTTCAACGCCGACGGGCCGGTCAACGCGACGGGCATCGCCGGACGTACCACCCAGCAGCCCGAGCGCATCGAGCAGGTGACCACGCGTCCGGACTGGTGGAAGTACTTCACCGGCGAGTTCTTGCCCGAGCCGGGTGAGAAGTTCTACGAGCCGCCCCAGCAAAACGGTGGTTCGAAGCTCGAGCGCCGCGTCTCCTACCTCGGTGCGAGCCGCGATGCGACGACCTCGCCGTACGAGAAGTACAACGCCACCGAGTACCGCGGTATGTGCACCGAGCTTTGCGGTAAGGATCACTGGGACATGTACTTCCGCACGGTCGCCATGACCAAGTCGGACTTCGCCCAGTGGCTCGAAGACAAGAAGACGGGCGGCACCGGCGAAGTCGACGGCGCTCAGATTTACACCAAAAACTGCGCGTCGTGCCACGGCGCCGAAGGTCAGGGCACCCCGGGGACCTACCCGCCCCTCAAAGGCGCCAAATGGACCACCCAAGAAGACATGCAGCGTGACCACATCAGCGTCGTGCTCAACGGCCTCCAAGGCGAGATCACCGTCCTGGGCCAGACCTACAACGGCGTCATGCAGCCCTTCGGCCAGAAGCTCAACGACGCGCAGGTCGCTGCGGTCGTCAACCACGAGCGTACCAGCTGGGGCAACAACGGAGGCGAGGTCTCTGAAGAGCTCGTCGCCGAGGTTCGCGCCGAGCTTGGCCTGCCGCCCTTCCCGGCCGGTGGCGCCGAGCCCGTGCCGCAAGACGAGCTGATGAAAGTCGGTGACCGCGTGTACGGCGCGTGTGTCAGTTGCCACGGCGCCGATGGCGAAGGTCTCGACGACGTGCGCAGCCTGGCCAACAACCCCACCGTCATCGGTGACGTGGCTCAGACGGTCGCCGTACTCCACGGCGCCGAGGGTCACCCGGCCATGGGTAAGCCGCTGAGCGCGCGCCAACTGGCGGGCGTGCTGACCTACATGCGCAACTCGTTTGGCAATGAGGCCAGCGCGGTACAGCCCGAGGAAGTCGAGCGCATCCGCACTGAATTGAAGTAA
- a CDS encoding c-type cytochrome, translating to MKDETLAKILKVALIVGGISAVAPMVSAQGIGVRELQKMMVPTPQKIERGETLYEQNCAACHGEKGQGMANVKLADAPGKTFQTTDLTEANYRYGGGPLQVYNAITYGLEEAVAGQQPAADAQAPAAQQPTTQAPPHPKFQHLPYQSRWDIVHYVRSLGPTGEMTDPTAVVEKARERAVKGVCDEEIKASIADKVAPKGQEQLDKGAELYAQQCVSCHGEKGAGDGPAAGALQPPPRNFVGAKREDYTNSPSPLGIFNTLQQGIEGTSMASYANLSEDELWALTHYTLSIVPDDVEIEAGEEQIVDACRALSAPEKPEAIPVDVAMKALIKDQVEERVIRLTEYGAPRINPAADPQAGQDLYVENCVSCHGVAGAGRLKGPYGAQPPYFYMKIDRLVPAMAGGSTEEFAERSYAGVHATLPSMTPASMLSKKEWRDLHAYVATFDGEGKDQVIVESPEATDQGATPEGAPAAGEGQGQQPAPQQPADQQGQQQPAEQQPAGGAPQGTPDQ from the coding sequence ATGAAAGACGAAACACTCGCAAAAATTCTTAAAGTCGCCCTCATCGTCGGAGGCATCTCCGCGGTGGCGCCGATGGTCAGCGCTCAAGGTATCGGGGTGCGTGAGCTCCAGAAGATGATGGTGCCCACCCCCCAAAAGATCGAGCGTGGCGAAACGCTGTACGAGCAAAATTGTGCGGCGTGTCACGGCGAGAAGGGACAGGGCATGGCCAACGTCAAGCTGGCCGATGCACCCGGCAAGACGTTCCAGACCACCGATTTGACCGAGGCGAACTATCGGTATGGTGGTGGACCGCTGCAGGTCTACAACGCGATCACCTATGGACTCGAAGAGGCCGTGGCTGGACAACAGCCTGCCGCCGACGCTCAGGCCCCCGCGGCCCAGCAGCCGACGACTCAGGCTCCGCCGCACCCCAAGTTCCAGCACCTGCCCTATCAGTCGCGCTGGGATATCGTGCACTACGTACGCAGCCTGGGCCCGACCGGCGAGATGACCGATCCGACCGCGGTGGTCGAGAAGGCTCGGGAGCGAGCCGTGAAAGGTGTCTGCGACGAGGAGATCAAGGCCTCCATCGCCGACAAGGTCGCCCCCAAGGGTCAAGAGCAGTTGGACAAGGGCGCCGAACTCTACGCCCAGCAGTGCGTGTCGTGCCACGGCGAGAAAGGCGCCGGTGACGGCCCCGCTGCAGGTGCGCTGCAACCGCCTCCGCGTAACTTCGTCGGCGCCAAGCGCGAAGACTACACCAACTCGCCCAGCCCGCTGGGCATCTTCAACACGCTGCAGCAAGGTATCGAAGGCACCTCGATGGCCTCGTACGCCAACCTGTCTGAAGACGAGTTGTGGGCGTTGACGCACTACACCCTCTCAATCGTGCCCGATGACGTCGAAATTGAGGCCGGTGAAGAGCAAATCGTCGATGCATGCCGCGCCCTGAGCGCCCCCGAGAAGCCCGAGGCCATTCCGGTCGACGTGGCGATGAAGGCGCTGATCAAAGATCAGGTCGAAGAGCGCGTCATCCGCCTGACAGAATACGGCGCCCCGCGCATCAACCCGGCTGCCGATCCGCAGGCCGGCCAAGACCTGTACGTCGAAAACTGCGTCTCCTGCCACGGAGTTGCCGGAGCAGGCCGCCTCAAGGGGCCCTACGGCGCGCAGCCGCCCTACTTCTACATGAAGATCGATCGCCTGGTTCCGGCCATGGCGGGCGGAAGCACCGAGGAGTTCGCCGAGCGCTCTTACGCCGGCGTCCACGCCACCCTGCCGAGCATGACCCCCGCGTCGATGCTCTCCAAGAAAGAGTGGCGCGATCTGCACGCATACGTGGCCACCTTCGACGGCGAAGGCAAAGATCAAGTCATCGTGGAATCGCCCGAGGCCACCGATCAGGGAGCCACACCCGAGGGCGCTCCCGCCGCAGGTGAAGGCCAGGGACAGCAGCCCGCTCCGCAGCAGCCTGCCGATCAGCAGGGCCAGCAGCAGCCGGCCGAGCAGCAACCCGCTGGCGGTGCACCTCAGGGTACGCCCGACCAGTAA
- a CDS encoding c-type cytochrome, with the protein MRNASKKTLTVRAAVVLSACALLSACVEVGIPADGDKPWGELNPIQGMHSTPDYRDQEAQPRYDGQPPGMRTPPPETAPVSYRPFAYHDAPDEAAQLQNPVPINDETLRYGKLSYDTTCVVCHGEKGQGQGYVVGEQKYPLPPSLTTQRARNMTDGQIYYIITHGQARMWSYKSQLYPIERWAVVNYVRALQRADYPEPQDQQLLSEK; encoded by the coding sequence ATGCGTAACGCGAGCAAAAAGACATTGACAGTGCGCGCCGCGGTCGTGCTTTCGGCCTGCGCGCTCCTCAGCGCCTGCGTCGAGGTGGGTATCCCGGCCGATGGCGACAAGCCGTGGGGCGAACTCAACCCGATTCAGGGCATGCACAGCACGCCCGATTACCGGGACCAGGAGGCTCAGCCGCGATATGACGGCCAGCCCCCCGGCATGCGCACCCCGCCGCCGGAAACGGCGCCGGTGTCGTATCGGCCCTTCGCCTATCACGACGCGCCCGACGAAGCTGCACAGCTTCAGAACCCGGTGCCGATCAACGACGAGACGCTGCGCTACGGCAAGCTCTCCTACGACACGACCTGCGTGGTCTGTCACGGCGAAAAGGGTCAGGGCCAGGGCTACGTGGTCGGCGAGCAAAAGTATCCGCTGCCGCCGAGTCTGACGACTCAGCGCGCCCGGAACATGACCGACGGCCAGATTTACTACATCATCACACACGGCCAAGCCCGTATGTGGAGCTATAAGAGCCAGCTGTACCCGATCGAGCGCTGGGCGGTGGTCAACTATGTGCGCGCCTTGCAGCGTGCCGACTACCCGGAACCTCAGGACCAGCAACTCCTGAGCGAGAAGTAA
- the ctaD gene encoding cytochrome c oxidase subunit I has translation MGTHSKYGYLSPLTDKASKSALHYVKEWFYTTDAKRIGVMYTLFGLMMGFLGGVLSILIRLELVQAGPDFMNAEFYATLPGMHASLMIFFFIIPLFTGVGNFIVPVQVGAPDMAFPKLNLVGFWLLPPAALMAISSYFLTAPGFGWTGYPPLSNSIYSPQLGADLWIMAVIIVGTSSTMAAVNFLATVFNMRCKNMTFFQMPLFTWSVVVTSFLILASTPVLTSALLMLQLERTFPGAFQFFAPEGGGDPILYQHLFWFYSHPAVYIMILPGFGMINEIIPTFSRKPIFGYAVMAWSMAAIAVLGFVVWAHHMFTTGIALKVRVGFMFLTMLIAVPTGIKIFSWLATLWGGSLKFDTPMLYSLGFLAMFTIGGLSGVVLASVPVDIELHDTYYVVAHIHYVLVAGSVMTIFAGLYYWFPKMTGRMYNEMLGKVHFWLTAIFINVTFFGMHYMGVKGMPRRYFDYDPQFEMLNVVSSVGSFVLFAAQFIWVFNFLWSLKYGKEVGKNPWKDGTHLEWHTTSPPQHHNFPEPPVWTPIVRHHGPHREADELTEPVPAE, from the coding sequence ATGGGCACTCACAGTAAATACGGCTACCTTTCTCCGCTGACGGATAAGGCCAGCAAGTCGGCACTCCACTATGTCAAGGAGTGGTTCTACACCACCGACGCCAAGCGCATCGGTGTAATGTATACCCTCTTTGGCCTGATGATGGGCTTTCTGGGCGGGGTTCTGTCGATCCTCATCCGGCTCGAGCTTGTTCAGGCGGGCCCCGACTTCATGAACGCGGAGTTCTACGCCACCCTGCCGGGCATGCACGCGTCGTTGATGATCTTCTTTTTCATCATCCCGCTCTTTACCGGCGTCGGTAACTTTATCGTACCGGTTCAGGTGGGCGCGCCCGACATGGCCTTCCCCAAGCTCAACTTGGTGGGCTTCTGGCTGCTGCCTCCGGCGGCGCTCATGGCGATCAGCTCCTATTTCCTGACCGCCCCCGGCTTCGGCTGGACCGGCTATCCGCCGCTGTCCAACTCCATCTACTCGCCGCAACTGGGCGCCGACTTGTGGATCATGGCGGTCATCATCGTCGGTACGAGTTCGACGATGGCCGCGGTCAACTTCCTGGCGACCGTCTTCAACATGCGCTGCAAGAACATGACGTTCTTCCAGATGCCGCTGTTCACCTGGTCGGTCGTCGTGACCAGCTTCCTGATCCTCGCCTCGACCCCCGTGCTCACCAGCGCGCTGCTCATGCTTCAGCTCGAGCGCACGTTCCCGGGCGCGTTCCAGTTCTTCGCCCCCGAGGGCGGCGGTGACCCGATTCTGTACCAGCACTTGTTCTGGTTCTACTCGCACCCCGCCGTCTACATCATGATTCTGCCCGGCTTCGGCATGATCAACGAGATCATCCCGACCTTCTCGCGCAAGCCGATCTTCGGCTACGCGGTCATGGCATGGTCGATGGCGGCCATCGCCGTGCTCGGCTTCGTGGTCTGGGCGCACCACATGTTCACCACCGGTATCGCGCTGAAAGTCCGCGTGGGCTTCATGTTCCTGACGATGCTCATCGCGGTGCCCACCGGCATCAAGATCTTTAGCTGGCTGGCCACCCTTTGGGGCGGCAGCCTCAAGTTCGACACACCCATGCTCTACTCGCTGGGTTTCCTGGCGATGTTCACCATCGGCGGCCTGTCGGGCGTCGTGCTGGCGTCGGTGCCCGTCGATATCGAGCTTCACGACACTTACTATGTCGTCGCTCACATCCACTACGTGCTCGTGGCCGGCTCGGTGATGACCATCTTTGCGGGACTCTACTACTGGTTCCCGAAGATGACCGGGCGCATGTACAACGAAATGCTCGGCAAGGTGCACTTCTGGCTGACCGCCATCTTCATCAACGTCACCTTCTTTGGCATGCACTACATGGGTGTCAAAGGCATGCCGCGCCGCTACTTCGACTACGACCCGCAGTTTGAGATGCTCAACGTCGTCTCCAGCGTGGGCTCGTTCGTGCTGTTCGCCGCGCAGTTTATCTGGGTCTTCAACTTCCTTTGGAGCCTCAAGTACGGCAAGGAAGTCGGCAAGAACCCGTGGAAGGACGGCACGCACCTGGAGTGGCACACCACCTCGCCGCCCCAGCACCACAACTTCCCGGAACCTCCGGTCTGGACGCCGATTGTGCGTCACCACGGCCCGCACCGCGAAGCCGACGAGCTGACCGAGCCGGTGCCGGCAGAATAA